Within the Acidobacteriota bacterium genome, the region AATTTCTTCAGCCTGTCGATCTGGCCCTTGGTGAGTTTGCTGCTCATGGCGCAACGGGTGGGGTCGCGGTTCCCCAATCAGCCTCTGCCGCGGCTCGGACCACTCCGCTATTCCTGATTGAGGGGGTCATGCCGGGTCTTCCAGCTCAACCGCCTGAAACAGTCCTTCGGTCACCCAGCCGCGGAACCAGGAAAAGAGCTGTACCTCTCCGACCGGCTGGCCCCCACGTCTCAAGACCCCGCTCAGTGCCTCTCCGAGCGGCACTCCGTTGACAAGAGCTTTCAGAAGCCGGTAGGCGGGACGGGACAGATCCAGCCAGCGTAGGGCGAATTGGCTTCGATAGACCACCGCCCAGTGGTTTTTGCGCCGGGTGGCGGGCCGTGGTTTGCCCTGGCGCACCGCCTCCAGATAGGCCCCCACGGGGTAGCGAAGCTCCTGCACCGAGAGGGCAGCGACAGGTTTGAGACGGGCGGTCTCCCAGCATTCGGGGGGTACCTCGGCAATGGCCTCGGGGGTGAGAACCGGCGATTCCTCGGCGTCGAACAGCCGGCTCATCAGCAGTTCAAAGCGAGCCAGCTCGTAGAGGAAGTCCTTCCGCACCATCCCGGGACTGCTCCGGATGAATTCGGGGAGATGATCTCCCAGACGATTCAAGGTATAGCTTTGGGAGGGATAGCGGTCGACATAGCCCCTGACCAGGTCGGAGAAGCGCTTCGGACCCAGAAAATGCGCCAGCCCGGGAAAATCGGCCTCCAGGGCTTCCTGCAAGCGGGCCAGGTACATGCCGCGGTAGATGCCGATTCGGTCGAAGGAATCGAGTGTGCGGGATGGCCGTATCAGACCCGTAAACCGGCTCGGCGGCACCAATTTTCGGGCTTCGGCGGAAGCCACCGCCTGCCGGTCGGAGCCCGGATGCAGGATGACCGCCTGCATCCATTTCTGGGTATTGCCCAGATCAGGTGCCA harbors:
- a CDS encoding DNA-binding domain-containing protein, which gives rise to MAPDLGNTQKWMQAVILHPGSDRQAVASAEARKLVPPSRFTGLIRPSRTLDSFDRIGIYRGMYLARLQEALEADFPGLAHFLGPKRFSDLVRGYVDRYPSQSYTLNRLGDHLPEFIRSSPGMVRKDFLYELARFELLMSRLFDAEESPVLTPEAIAEVPPECWETARLKPVAALSVQELRYPVGAYLEAVRQGKPRPATRRKNHWAVVYRSQFALRWLDLSRPAYRLLKALVNGVPLGEALSGVLRRGGQPVGEVQLFSWFRGWVTEGLFQAVELEDPA